A genome region from Micromonospora peucetia includes the following:
- a CDS encoding metallophosphoesterase, whose translation MLAALAFVATMALITGLIHLYLWKRLVRDTTAPGRWRRIGGITALVLALLVPATMAGTQAGLYWLAWPGYLWLAVMFYLLVLLVALEVPMAVTKLVLRRRVAAAEPTAAAPEPAMVGAAEPATAAEPAMVGASGPADPPAADAVAQPDHDPARRLLLARGTAIFAGLTATGLTGYGIRTALGPPQLDRVQIPLAKLPRSMDGLRIATVSDIHLGPLRGRAHTERIVAAINRLDADIVAVVGDLVDGSVAELGEAAEPLRNLRSRHGSYFVTGNHEYYSGVEEWVQELDRLGLRVMQNERTEIRARGGVLDLAGVNDVSAAGSGLAAPADYAAALGDRDPNRPVVLLAHQPVAAVEAAKFGVDLQLSGHTHGGQMVPFNLLVKLEQPVVSGLGEVDGTKVYVTNGAGFWGPPVRVGAEPQITLVELRSR comes from the coding sequence ATGCTGGCGGCACTGGCGTTCGTCGCCACCATGGCGCTCATCACCGGCCTGATCCACCTCTACCTGTGGAAGCGCCTGGTGCGGGACACCACCGCCCCGGGGCGCTGGCGGCGGATCGGCGGGATCACCGCCCTGGTGCTCGCGCTGCTCGTACCGGCGACCATGGCCGGCACGCAGGCGGGCCTCTACTGGCTCGCGTGGCCGGGCTACCTCTGGCTCGCCGTCATGTTCTACCTGCTGGTCCTGCTCGTGGCGCTGGAAGTGCCGATGGCGGTGACGAAGCTCGTGCTACGTCGCCGGGTCGCCGCAGCGGAGCCCACCGCCGCCGCCCCCGAGCCCGCCATGGTCGGCGCCGCGGAGCCCGCCACCGCGGCCGAGCCCGCCATGGTCGGCGCGTCGGGCCCGGCCGACCCGCCAGCCGCCGACGCCGTCGCGCAGCCCGACCACGACCCGGCCCGCCGGCTGCTGCTCGCCCGTGGGACGGCGATCTTCGCCGGCCTCACCGCCACCGGCCTCACCGGGTACGGCATCCGCACCGCCCTCGGCCCGCCGCAGCTCGACCGGGTGCAGATCCCGCTGGCCAAGCTTCCCCGGAGCATGGACGGCCTGCGCATCGCCACCGTCTCCGACATCCACCTCGGTCCGCTGCGCGGACGGGCGCACACCGAGCGGATCGTCGCCGCGATCAACCGCCTGGACGCCGACATCGTCGCGGTCGTCGGCGACCTGGTCGACGGCTCGGTCGCCGAGTTGGGCGAGGCGGCCGAGCCGCTGCGGAACCTGCGCTCCCGGCACGGCAGCTACTTCGTCACCGGCAACCACGAGTACTACTCCGGCGTCGAGGAGTGGGTCCAGGAGCTGGACCGGCTCGGCCTGCGCGTCATGCAGAACGAGCGCACGGAGATCCGGGCCCGGGGCGGCGTACTCGACCTGGCCGGGGTGAACGACGTCAGCGCCGCCGGCAGCGGGCTGGCCGCCCCGGCGGACTACGCGGCGGCGCTCGGCGACCGCGACCCGAACCGCCCCGTGGTGCTGCTCGCCCACCAGCCGGTCGCCGCGGTGGAGGCGGCGAAGTTCGGCGTCGACCTCCAGCTCTCCGGGCACACCCACGGCGGCCAGATGGTCCCGTTCAACCTGCTGGTCAAGCTTGAGCAGCCGGTGGTCTCCGGCCTCGGCGAGGTCGACGGCACCAAGGTGTACGTCACCAACGGCGCCGGCTTCTGGGGCCCGCCGGTCCGCGTCGGCGCCGAACCCCAGATCACCCTGGTGGAGCTCCGCTCCCGCTGA
- a CDS encoding MoaD/ThiS family protein translates to MTAPTPPPRAEQPPLTVRYFAGARAAAGRTEETASAGRRLDELVVELTERHGERLAAVLKVASFLVDGVTCHDRRAPLPAGATIDVLPPFAGG, encoded by the coding sequence GTGACAGCACCGACACCCCCGCCCCGCGCCGAGCAACCGCCGCTGACCGTCCGCTACTTCGCCGGGGCGCGGGCCGCCGCCGGCCGGACCGAGGAGACCGCATCCGCCGGCCGCCGCCTCGACGAACTCGTCGTGGAGCTGACCGAACGGCACGGTGAGCGGCTCGCCGCCGTCCTGAAGGTGGCGAGTTTCCTGGTCGACGGCGTGACCTGTCATGATCGGCGGGCACCGCTACCTGCCGGGGCCACGATCGACGTCCTGCCGCCCTTCGCGGGCGGCTGA
- the moaA gene encoding GTP 3',8-cyclase MoaA: MTAATPTDSVLADRYGRVARDLRVSLTDKCNLRCTYCMPAEGLPWLAGPQLLGDDEIVRLIGVAVRLLGVTEVRFTGGEPLIRPGLAGIVAAVAALEPRPRISLTTNGIGLDRLAPALRAAGLDRVNVSLDTLDPERFIRLTRRPRLADVLAGLAGAAAAGLTPVKVNTVLMRGVNDDEAPELLRFALAHGYELRFIEQMPLDAQHGWDRDTMVTADAILASLRGEFDLTPDPVERGAAPAETWLVGGGPARVGVIASVTRPFCGDCDRTRLTADGQVRACLFATEESDLRGALRAGADDDELARRWRAAMWGKRAGHGIDDPAFLQPARPMSAIGG, translated from the coding sequence GTGACCGCCGCCACGCCGACTGACAGCGTCCTCGCCGACCGGTACGGCCGCGTCGCCCGGGATCTGCGCGTTTCGCTGACCGACAAGTGCAACCTGCGCTGCACCTACTGCATGCCGGCCGAGGGTCTGCCCTGGCTGGCCGGCCCGCAACTGCTCGGCGACGACGAGATCGTCCGGCTGATCGGCGTCGCGGTACGCCTGCTCGGCGTGACCGAGGTGCGGTTCACCGGCGGGGAGCCGCTGATCCGGCCCGGTCTGGCCGGCATCGTGGCCGCCGTGGCGGCGCTGGAGCCGCGTCCCCGGATCTCGCTGACCACCAACGGCATCGGACTGGACCGGCTCGCCCCCGCGCTGCGCGCCGCCGGGCTGGACCGGGTGAACGTCTCGCTGGACACCCTGGATCCGGAGCGGTTCATCCGGCTCACCCGGCGCCCACGCCTGGCGGACGTGCTGGCCGGGCTGGCCGGGGCCGCCGCCGCCGGGCTCACCCCCGTCAAGGTCAACACTGTGCTGATGCGTGGCGTCAACGACGACGAGGCGCCGGAGCTGCTCCGCTTCGCCCTCGCCCACGGCTACGAGCTGCGGTTCATCGAGCAGATGCCACTGGACGCCCAGCACGGCTGGGACCGCGACACCATGGTCACCGCCGACGCGATCCTGGCCTCCCTGCGTGGCGAGTTCGACCTGACCCCCGACCCGGTGGAACGCGGCGCGGCCCCGGCCGAGACCTGGCTGGTCGGCGGCGGCCCCGCCCGGGTCGGTGTGATCGCCAGCGTCACCCGGCCGTTCTGCGGCGACTGCGACCGCACCCGGCTCACCGCCGACGGGCAGGTCCGCGCCTGCCTCTTCGCCACCGAGGAGTCCGACCTGCGCGGCGCCCTGCGGGCCGGGGCGGACGACGACGAGCTGGCCCGGCGCTGGCGGGCCGCGATGTGGGGCAAGCGGGCCGGGCACGGCATCGACGACCCGGCCTTCCTCCAGCCTGCCCGGCCGATGTCCGCGATCGGAGGCTGA